The Bos indicus x Bos taurus breed Angus x Brahman F1 hybrid chromosome 25, Bos_hybrid_MaternalHap_v2.0, whole genome shotgun sequence genome has a window encoding:
- the AP5Z1 gene encoding AP-5 complex subunit zeta-1 isoform X2 — MRHAARPGSRHRCGHCFASRPCLERAARPQGGGGGGMLATGTESLLRQAREVGAEELGRFCARVSALLQAEDWGPDALDALRRLFLIVAATKYSRRLEPTCVALLQTTLCSPRCPERLQLLCAAVLREMAPSDSLSLSCDHAQSSRQLGLVASVLLAQGDPQQVRTVGQCVIKVLESRQPEGPSLTYLLPVVSKVTSLAPDALPEEQTKALSKRLGDWLRYASVQQGAAHASGGFFSTPRARQPGPVTEVDGTVATDFFTVLSTGQRFTEDQRLNVQAFSMLRAWLLQGGPARPGAADADDRSELEGSTVSVLSAASAASHLLPPAEWLREKALEYCQRLLEQSGRRALRKADSDLQKACLVEAVLVLDVLCRQDPSFLYRALPCVRALRTRLCGDTACVRALLPIAQFFLHHGEAAAVDADAVCQHLFTRIPSEHFHSPMLAFEFVQFCRDHLVLFGSNLDLLRTSFPNLFKFLAWSSPALTSGFVALLPVLVDAGTAVEMLHLLLDLPSLTAALDLQLRASQAASERPLWDVSVRAPGCLEALRDPQAQGLFQHLLRAKASGTVERLTPLHQLLQPLASCARVLQCAQAVPTLLRAFFAAVTQFASGALASQLALLLLERSDSLFQVEGYEADVHRVLSSQFPALCKLHPPLVVERAKELLEFVGSLGGPRSTGHMLTSVVWAIGEYLSVSWDRRCSAEQISRFFEALEALLFEVTQSRPSAALPKCPPQVITVLMTTLTKLASRSQDLIPRVSLLLSKMRTLAQSPAVGPVHGEDDLGAVRTRATELLNLLKMPSVAQFVLTPSVEVSQPRYHRDCNTALPLALDMVSRLLEREAGLLPG; from the exons ATGCGGCACGCTGCGCGGCCCGGAAGCCGGCATCGCTGCGGGCACTGCTTCGCGAGTCGCCCCTGTCTGGAGCGCGCAGCCCGCCCTCagggcggcggtggcggcgggaTGTTGGCGACGGGGACGGAGAGTCTGCTCCGCCAGGCCAG GGAGGTCGGGGCGGAGGAGCTGGGCAGGTTCTGTGCTCGCGTCAGCGCGCTGCTGCAGGCAGAGGACTGGGGCCCCGATGCCCTGGACGCCCTGCGGAGGCTCTTCCTCATCGTGGCGGCCACCAAgtacagcaggag gCTGGAGCCCACATGCGTGGCGCTGCTGCAGACCACCCTCTGCTCGCCCCGCTGCCCCGAGCGGCTCCAGCTGCTCTGCGCCGCCGTGCTGAGAGAGATGGCACCCTCCGACAGCCTGAGCCTGTCCTGCGACCACGCCCAGAGCTCGCGGCAGCTGGGCTTGGTGGCCTCCGTGCTCTTAGCCCAG GGCGACCCGCAGCAGGTCAGGACCGTGGGCCAGTGCGTCATCAAGGTCCTGGAGAGTCGGCAGCCTGAGGGGCCCAGCCTGACGTACCTCCTCCCGGTCGTGTCCAAGGTCACCAGCCTGGCCCCGGACGCCCTTCCTGAAG AGCAGACCAAGGCACTCAGCAAGCGGCTGGGGGACTGGCTCCGCTACGCCAGCGTCCAGCAGGGGGCGGCCCACGCCTCCGGGGGCTTCTTCTCCACGCCCAGAGCCCGGCAG CCAGGCCCTGTCACCGAGGTGGATGGGACCGTGGCCACAGACTTCTTCACGGTGCTGTCCACGGGCCAGCGTTTCACGGAGGACCAGCGGCTCAACGTGCAGGCCTTCTCCATGCTGCGGGCCTGGCTGCTGCAGGGCGGCCCTGCGCGCCCGGGTGCTGCGGATGCAG ACGACAGGTCGGAGCTGGAGGGCTCCACCGTGTCCGTACTCTCGGCCGCCTCCGCCGCCAGCCACCTGCTGCCGCCCGCCGAGTGGCTGCGGGAGAAGGCCCTGGAGTACTGCCAGCGCCTCCTGGAGCAGAGCGGCCGGC GAGCCCTGAGGAAGGCCGACTCGGACCTGCAGAAGGCG TGCCTGGTGGAGGCCGTGCTGGTGCTGGACGTGCTCTGCCGGCAGGACCCCTCCTTCCTGTACCGCGCCCTCCCGTGTGTGCGGGCCCTGCGCACCCGACTCTGCGGGGACACGGCCTGCGTCCGTGCATTGCTGCCCATCGCCCAGTTCTTTCTGCACCACG GGGAGGCTGCCGCAGTGGACGCCGACGCCGTCTGCCAGCACCTCTTCACCAGGATCCCTTCCGAACACTTCCACAGCCCGATGCTGGCCTTCGAGTTCGTCCAGTTCTGCAGGGACCACCTCGTGCTGTTCGGCAGCAACCTGGACCTTCTCAGGACCAGCTTTCCCAACCTCTTCAAG TTCCTGGCCTGGAGCAGTCCGGCCCTCACCTCTGGGTTCGTGGCGCTCCTGCCGGTGCTGGTTGACGCAGGCACGGCCGTGGAGATGCTCCACCTGCTGCTGGACCTGCCGAGCCTGACCGCAGCCTTGGACCTGCAGCTCCG GGCGTCACAGGCCGCATCTGAGAGGCCGCTCTGGGACGTCTCCGTGAGGGCCCCCGGCTGCCTGGAGGCCTTACGGGACCCCCAGGCCCAGGGCCTTTTCCAGCACCTGCTGCGGGCCAAGGCCAGCGGGACCGTGGAGAG GCTGACGCCGCTCCACCAGCTGCTCCAGCCCCTTGCCAGCTGCGCCCGGGTACTCCAGTGTGCCCAGGCTGTGCCCACCCTACTCCGAGCGTTCTTCGCGGCGGTGACACAG ttCGCCAGTGGGGCCCTGGCCAGCCAGCTGGCACTGCTGCTCTTGGAGAGAAGTGACTCACTTTTCCAGGTTGAGGGGTATGAAGCTGACGTGCACAG GGTGCTGAGCTCCCAGTTCCCGGCCCTGTGCAAGCTGCATCCCCCGTTGGTGGTTGAGCGGGCCAAAGAGCTGCTGGAGTTCGTGGGCAGCCTGGGGGGGCCCCGCAGCACTGGGCACATGCTCACTTCTGTG GTGTGGGCCATTGGTGAGTACCTCTCAGTGTCCTGGGACCGGCGCTGCAGTGCGGAGCAGATCAGCAGGTTCTTCGAAGCTCTGGAGGCCCTGCTCTTCGAGGTCACCCAGTCTCGGCCTTCCGCCGCCCTTCCCAAGTGTCCTCCGCAGGTCATCACTGTGCTCATGACCACACTGACCAAGTTGGCCTCCCGGAGCCAAGACCTGATCCCCAG ggtctcCCTGCTCCTGTCCAAGATGAGGACGCTGGCCCAGAGCCCAGCCGTGGGCCCCGTGCACGGCGAGGACGATCTGGGAGCCGTCCGCACACGGGCCACCGAGCTGCTGAACCTGCTCAAGATGCCCAGCGTGGCCCAGTTCGTGCTCACGCCCAGTGTGGAGGTGTCCCAGCCCCGCTATCACCGCGACTGCAACACCGCCCTGCCCCTGGCCCTGGACATGGTCAGCCGGCTGCTGGAGCGCGAGGCAGGCCTCCTGCCAGGGTGA
- the AP5Z1 gene encoding AP-5 complex subunit zeta-1 isoform X4: MRGAAADHPLLAPLPRAAPAALRRRAERDGTLRQPEPVLRPRPELAAAGLGGLRALSPGVLQGDPQQVRTVGQCVIKVLESRQPEGPSLTYLLPVVSKVTSLAPDALPEEQTKALSKRLGDWLRYASVQQGAAHASGGFFSTPRARQPGPVTEVDGTVATDFFTVLSTGQRFTEDQRLNVQAFSMLRAWLLQGGPARPGAADADDRSELEGSTVSVLSAASAASHLLPPAEWLREKALEYCQRLLEQSGRRALRKADSDLQKACLVEAVLVLDVLCRQDPSFLYRALPCVRALRTRLCGDTACVRALLPIAQFFLHHGEAAAVDADAVCQHLFTRIPSEHFHSPMLAFEFVQFCRDHLVLFGSNLDLLRTSFPNLFKFLAWSSPALTSGFVALLPVLVDAGTAVEMLHLLLDLPSLTAALDLQLRASQAASERPLWDVSVRAPGCLEALRDPQAQGLFQHLLRAKASGTVERLTPLHQLLQPLASCARVLQCAQAVPTLLRAFFAAVTQFASGALASQLALLLLERSDSLFQVEGYEADVHRVLSSQFPALCKLHPPLVVERAKELLEFVGSLGGPRSTGHMLTSVVWAIGEYLSVSWDRRCSAEQISRFFEALEALLFEVTQSRPSAALPKCPPQVITVLMTTLTKLASRSQDLIPRVSLLLSKMRTLAQSPAVGPVHGEDDLGAVRTRATELLNLLKMPSVAQFVLTPSVEVSQPRYHRDCNTALPLALDMVSRLLEREAGLLPG; encoded by the exons ATGCGTGGCGCTGCTGCAGACCACCCTCTGCTCGCCCCGCTGCCCCGAGCGGCTCCAGCTGCTCTGCGCCGCCGTGCTGAGAGAGATGGCACCCTCCGACAGCCTGAGCCTGTCCTGCGACCACGCCCAGAGCTCGCGGCAGCTGGGCTTGGTGGCCTCCGTGCTCTTAGCCCAG GGGTTCTGCAGGGCGACCCGCAGCAGGTCAGGACCGTGGGCCAGTGCGTCATCAAGGTCCTGGAGAGTCGGCAGCCTGAGGGGCCCAGCCTGACGTACCTCCTCCCGGTCGTGTCCAAGGTCACCAGCCTGGCCCCGGACGCCCTTCCTGAAG AGCAGACCAAGGCACTCAGCAAGCGGCTGGGGGACTGGCTCCGCTACGCCAGCGTCCAGCAGGGGGCGGCCCACGCCTCCGGGGGCTTCTTCTCCACGCCCAGAGCCCGGCAG CCAGGCCCTGTCACCGAGGTGGATGGGACCGTGGCCACAGACTTCTTCACGGTGCTGTCCACGGGCCAGCGTTTCACGGAGGACCAGCGGCTCAACGTGCAGGCCTTCTCCATGCTGCGGGCCTGGCTGCTGCAGGGCGGCCCTGCGCGCCCGGGTGCTGCGGATGCAG ACGACAGGTCGGAGCTGGAGGGCTCCACCGTGTCCGTACTCTCGGCCGCCTCCGCCGCCAGCCACCTGCTGCCGCCCGCCGAGTGGCTGCGGGAGAAGGCCCTGGAGTACTGCCAGCGCCTCCTGGAGCAGAGCGGCCGGC GAGCCCTGAGGAAGGCCGACTCGGACCTGCAGAAGGCG TGCCTGGTGGAGGCCGTGCTGGTGCTGGACGTGCTCTGCCGGCAGGACCCCTCCTTCCTGTACCGCGCCCTCCCGTGTGTGCGGGCCCTGCGCACCCGACTCTGCGGGGACACGGCCTGCGTCCGTGCATTGCTGCCCATCGCCCAGTTCTTTCTGCACCACG GGGAGGCTGCCGCAGTGGACGCCGACGCCGTCTGCCAGCACCTCTTCACCAGGATCCCTTCCGAACACTTCCACAGCCCGATGCTGGCCTTCGAGTTCGTCCAGTTCTGCAGGGACCACCTCGTGCTGTTCGGCAGCAACCTGGACCTTCTCAGGACCAGCTTTCCCAACCTCTTCAAG TTCCTGGCCTGGAGCAGTCCGGCCCTCACCTCTGGGTTCGTGGCGCTCCTGCCGGTGCTGGTTGACGCAGGCACGGCCGTGGAGATGCTCCACCTGCTGCTGGACCTGCCGAGCCTGACCGCAGCCTTGGACCTGCAGCTCCG GGCGTCACAGGCCGCATCTGAGAGGCCGCTCTGGGACGTCTCCGTGAGGGCCCCCGGCTGCCTGGAGGCCTTACGGGACCCCCAGGCCCAGGGCCTTTTCCAGCACCTGCTGCGGGCCAAGGCCAGCGGGACCGTGGAGAG GCTGACGCCGCTCCACCAGCTGCTCCAGCCCCTTGCCAGCTGCGCCCGGGTACTCCAGTGTGCCCAGGCTGTGCCCACCCTACTCCGAGCGTTCTTCGCGGCGGTGACACAG ttCGCCAGTGGGGCCCTGGCCAGCCAGCTGGCACTGCTGCTCTTGGAGAGAAGTGACTCACTTTTCCAGGTTGAGGGGTATGAAGCTGACGTGCACAG GGTGCTGAGCTCCCAGTTCCCGGCCCTGTGCAAGCTGCATCCCCCGTTGGTGGTTGAGCGGGCCAAAGAGCTGCTGGAGTTCGTGGGCAGCCTGGGGGGGCCCCGCAGCACTGGGCACATGCTCACTTCTGTG GTGTGGGCCATTGGTGAGTACCTCTCAGTGTCCTGGGACCGGCGCTGCAGTGCGGAGCAGATCAGCAGGTTCTTCGAAGCTCTGGAGGCCCTGCTCTTCGAGGTCACCCAGTCTCGGCCTTCCGCCGCCCTTCCCAAGTGTCCTCCGCAGGTCATCACTGTGCTCATGACCACACTGACCAAGTTGGCCTCCCGGAGCCAAGACCTGATCCCCAG ggtctcCCTGCTCCTGTCCAAGATGAGGACGCTGGCCCAGAGCCCAGCCGTGGGCCCCGTGCACGGCGAGGACGATCTGGGAGCCGTCCGCACACGGGCCACCGAGCTGCTGAACCTGCTCAAGATGCCCAGCGTGGCCCAGTTCGTGCTCACGCCCAGTGTGGAGGTGTCCCAGCCCCGCTATCACCGCGACTGCAACACCGCCCTGCCCCTGGCCCTGGACATGGTCAGCCGGCTGCTGGAGCGCGAGGCAGGCCTCCTGCCAGGGTGA
- the AP5Z1 gene encoding AP-5 complex subunit zeta-1 isoform X3, producing the protein MLLEEKQRRPEPWFKGKSREVGAEELGRFCARVSALLQAEDWGPDALDALRRLFLIVAATKYSRRLEPTCVALLQTTLCSPRCPERLQLLCAAVLREMAPSDSLSLSCDHAQSSRQLGLVASVLLAQGDPQQVRTVGQCVIKVLESRQPEGPSLTYLLPVVSKVTSLAPDALPEEQTKALSKRLGDWLRYASVQQGAAHASGGFFSTPRARQPGPVTEVDGTVATDFFTVLSTGQRFTEDQRLNVQAFSMLRAWLLQGGPARPGAADADDRSELEGSTVSVLSAASAASHLLPPAEWLREKALEYCQRLLEQSGRRALRKADSDLQKACLVEAVLVLDVLCRQDPSFLYRALPCVRALRTRLCGDTACVRALLPIAQFFLHHGEAAAVDADAVCQHLFTRIPSEHFHSPMLAFEFVQFCRDHLVLFGSNLDLLRTSFPNLFKFLAWSSPALTSGFVALLPVLVDAGTAVEMLHLLLDLPSLTAALDLQLRASQAASERPLWDVSVRAPGCLEALRDPQAQGLFQHLLRAKASGTVERLTPLHQLLQPLASCARVLQCAQAVPTLLRAFFAAVTQFASGALASQLALLLLERSDSLFQVEGYEADVHRVLSSQFPALCKLHPPLVVERAKELLEFVGSLGGPRSTGHMLTSVVWAIGEYLSVSWDRRCSAEQISRFFEALEALLFEVTQSRPSAALPKCPPQVITVLMTTLTKLASRSQDLIPRVSLLLSKMRTLAQSPAVGPVHGEDDLGAVRTRATELLNLLKMPSVAQFVLTPSVEVSQPRYHRDCNTALPLALDMVSRLLEREAGLLPG; encoded by the exons ATGCTACTCGAGGAGAAGCAAAGGCGGCCAGAACCATGGTTTAAAGGGAAATCCAG GGAGGTCGGGGCGGAGGAGCTGGGCAGGTTCTGTGCTCGCGTCAGCGCGCTGCTGCAGGCAGAGGACTGGGGCCCCGATGCCCTGGACGCCCTGCGGAGGCTCTTCCTCATCGTGGCGGCCACCAAgtacagcaggag gCTGGAGCCCACATGCGTGGCGCTGCTGCAGACCACCCTCTGCTCGCCCCGCTGCCCCGAGCGGCTCCAGCTGCTCTGCGCCGCCGTGCTGAGAGAGATGGCACCCTCCGACAGCCTGAGCCTGTCCTGCGACCACGCCCAGAGCTCGCGGCAGCTGGGCTTGGTGGCCTCCGTGCTCTTAGCCCAG GGCGACCCGCAGCAGGTCAGGACCGTGGGCCAGTGCGTCATCAAGGTCCTGGAGAGTCGGCAGCCTGAGGGGCCCAGCCTGACGTACCTCCTCCCGGTCGTGTCCAAGGTCACCAGCCTGGCCCCGGACGCCCTTCCTGAAG AGCAGACCAAGGCACTCAGCAAGCGGCTGGGGGACTGGCTCCGCTACGCCAGCGTCCAGCAGGGGGCGGCCCACGCCTCCGGGGGCTTCTTCTCCACGCCCAGAGCCCGGCAG CCAGGCCCTGTCACCGAGGTGGATGGGACCGTGGCCACAGACTTCTTCACGGTGCTGTCCACGGGCCAGCGTTTCACGGAGGACCAGCGGCTCAACGTGCAGGCCTTCTCCATGCTGCGGGCCTGGCTGCTGCAGGGCGGCCCTGCGCGCCCGGGTGCTGCGGATGCAG ACGACAGGTCGGAGCTGGAGGGCTCCACCGTGTCCGTACTCTCGGCCGCCTCCGCCGCCAGCCACCTGCTGCCGCCCGCCGAGTGGCTGCGGGAGAAGGCCCTGGAGTACTGCCAGCGCCTCCTGGAGCAGAGCGGCCGGC GAGCCCTGAGGAAGGCCGACTCGGACCTGCAGAAGGCG TGCCTGGTGGAGGCCGTGCTGGTGCTGGACGTGCTCTGCCGGCAGGACCCCTCCTTCCTGTACCGCGCCCTCCCGTGTGTGCGGGCCCTGCGCACCCGACTCTGCGGGGACACGGCCTGCGTCCGTGCATTGCTGCCCATCGCCCAGTTCTTTCTGCACCACG GGGAGGCTGCCGCAGTGGACGCCGACGCCGTCTGCCAGCACCTCTTCACCAGGATCCCTTCCGAACACTTCCACAGCCCGATGCTGGCCTTCGAGTTCGTCCAGTTCTGCAGGGACCACCTCGTGCTGTTCGGCAGCAACCTGGACCTTCTCAGGACCAGCTTTCCCAACCTCTTCAAG TTCCTGGCCTGGAGCAGTCCGGCCCTCACCTCTGGGTTCGTGGCGCTCCTGCCGGTGCTGGTTGACGCAGGCACGGCCGTGGAGATGCTCCACCTGCTGCTGGACCTGCCGAGCCTGACCGCAGCCTTGGACCTGCAGCTCCG GGCGTCACAGGCCGCATCTGAGAGGCCGCTCTGGGACGTCTCCGTGAGGGCCCCCGGCTGCCTGGAGGCCTTACGGGACCCCCAGGCCCAGGGCCTTTTCCAGCACCTGCTGCGGGCCAAGGCCAGCGGGACCGTGGAGAG GCTGACGCCGCTCCACCAGCTGCTCCAGCCCCTTGCCAGCTGCGCCCGGGTACTCCAGTGTGCCCAGGCTGTGCCCACCCTACTCCGAGCGTTCTTCGCGGCGGTGACACAG ttCGCCAGTGGGGCCCTGGCCAGCCAGCTGGCACTGCTGCTCTTGGAGAGAAGTGACTCACTTTTCCAGGTTGAGGGGTATGAAGCTGACGTGCACAG GGTGCTGAGCTCCCAGTTCCCGGCCCTGTGCAAGCTGCATCCCCCGTTGGTGGTTGAGCGGGCCAAAGAGCTGCTGGAGTTCGTGGGCAGCCTGGGGGGGCCCCGCAGCACTGGGCACATGCTCACTTCTGTG GTGTGGGCCATTGGTGAGTACCTCTCAGTGTCCTGGGACCGGCGCTGCAGTGCGGAGCAGATCAGCAGGTTCTTCGAAGCTCTGGAGGCCCTGCTCTTCGAGGTCACCCAGTCTCGGCCTTCCGCCGCCCTTCCCAAGTGTCCTCCGCAGGTCATCACTGTGCTCATGACCACACTGACCAAGTTGGCCTCCCGGAGCCAAGACCTGATCCCCAG ggtctcCCTGCTCCTGTCCAAGATGAGGACGCTGGCCCAGAGCCCAGCCGTGGGCCCCGTGCACGGCGAGGACGATCTGGGAGCCGTCCGCACACGGGCCACCGAGCTGCTGAACCTGCTCAAGATGCCCAGCGTGGCCCAGTTCGTGCTCACGCCCAGTGTGGAGGTGTCCCAGCCCCGCTATCACCGCGACTGCAACACCGCCCTGCCCCTGGCCCTGGACATGGTCAGCCGGCTGCTGGAGCGCGAGGCAGGCCTCCTGCCAGGGTGA
- the AP5Z1 gene encoding AP-5 complex subunit zeta-1 isoform X1, giving the protein MRHAARPGSRHRCGHCFASRPCLERAARPQGGGGGGMLATGTESLLRQASVCLILVSREVGAEELGRFCARVSALLQAEDWGPDALDALRRLFLIVAATKYSRRLEPTCVALLQTTLCSPRCPERLQLLCAAVLREMAPSDSLSLSCDHAQSSRQLGLVASVLLAQGDPQQVRTVGQCVIKVLESRQPEGPSLTYLLPVVSKVTSLAPDALPEEQTKALSKRLGDWLRYASVQQGAAHASGGFFSTPRARQPGPVTEVDGTVATDFFTVLSTGQRFTEDQRLNVQAFSMLRAWLLQGGPARPGAADADDRSELEGSTVSVLSAASAASHLLPPAEWLREKALEYCQRLLEQSGRRALRKADSDLQKACLVEAVLVLDVLCRQDPSFLYRALPCVRALRTRLCGDTACVRALLPIAQFFLHHGEAAAVDADAVCQHLFTRIPSEHFHSPMLAFEFVQFCRDHLVLFGSNLDLLRTSFPNLFKFLAWSSPALTSGFVALLPVLVDAGTAVEMLHLLLDLPSLTAALDLQLRASQAASERPLWDVSVRAPGCLEALRDPQAQGLFQHLLRAKASGTVERLTPLHQLLQPLASCARVLQCAQAVPTLLRAFFAAVTQFASGALASQLALLLLERSDSLFQVEGYEADVHRVLSSQFPALCKLHPPLVVERAKELLEFVGSLGGPRSTGHMLTSVVWAIGEYLSVSWDRRCSAEQISRFFEALEALLFEVTQSRPSAALPKCPPQVITVLMTTLTKLASRSQDLIPRVSLLLSKMRTLAQSPAVGPVHGEDDLGAVRTRATELLNLLKMPSVAQFVLTPSVEVSQPRYHRDCNTALPLALDMVSRLLEREAGLLPG; this is encoded by the exons ATGCGGCACGCTGCGCGGCCCGGAAGCCGGCATCGCTGCGGGCACTGCTTCGCGAGTCGCCCCTGTCTGGAGCGCGCAGCCCGCCCTCagggcggcggtggcggcgggaTGTTGGCGACGGGGACGGAGAGTCTGCTCCGCCAGGCCAG tgtctgcctgattttggtatcaag GGAGGTCGGGGCGGAGGAGCTGGGCAGGTTCTGTGCTCGCGTCAGCGCGCTGCTGCAGGCAGAGGACTGGGGCCCCGATGCCCTGGACGCCCTGCGGAGGCTCTTCCTCATCGTGGCGGCCACCAAgtacagcaggag gCTGGAGCCCACATGCGTGGCGCTGCTGCAGACCACCCTCTGCTCGCCCCGCTGCCCCGAGCGGCTCCAGCTGCTCTGCGCCGCCGTGCTGAGAGAGATGGCACCCTCCGACAGCCTGAGCCTGTCCTGCGACCACGCCCAGAGCTCGCGGCAGCTGGGCTTGGTGGCCTCCGTGCTCTTAGCCCAG GGCGACCCGCAGCAGGTCAGGACCGTGGGCCAGTGCGTCATCAAGGTCCTGGAGAGTCGGCAGCCTGAGGGGCCCAGCCTGACGTACCTCCTCCCGGTCGTGTCCAAGGTCACCAGCCTGGCCCCGGACGCCCTTCCTGAAG AGCAGACCAAGGCACTCAGCAAGCGGCTGGGGGACTGGCTCCGCTACGCCAGCGTCCAGCAGGGGGCGGCCCACGCCTCCGGGGGCTTCTTCTCCACGCCCAGAGCCCGGCAG CCAGGCCCTGTCACCGAGGTGGATGGGACCGTGGCCACAGACTTCTTCACGGTGCTGTCCACGGGCCAGCGTTTCACGGAGGACCAGCGGCTCAACGTGCAGGCCTTCTCCATGCTGCGGGCCTGGCTGCTGCAGGGCGGCCCTGCGCGCCCGGGTGCTGCGGATGCAG ACGACAGGTCGGAGCTGGAGGGCTCCACCGTGTCCGTACTCTCGGCCGCCTCCGCCGCCAGCCACCTGCTGCCGCCCGCCGAGTGGCTGCGGGAGAAGGCCCTGGAGTACTGCCAGCGCCTCCTGGAGCAGAGCGGCCGGC GAGCCCTGAGGAAGGCCGACTCGGACCTGCAGAAGGCG TGCCTGGTGGAGGCCGTGCTGGTGCTGGACGTGCTCTGCCGGCAGGACCCCTCCTTCCTGTACCGCGCCCTCCCGTGTGTGCGGGCCCTGCGCACCCGACTCTGCGGGGACACGGCCTGCGTCCGTGCATTGCTGCCCATCGCCCAGTTCTTTCTGCACCACG GGGAGGCTGCCGCAGTGGACGCCGACGCCGTCTGCCAGCACCTCTTCACCAGGATCCCTTCCGAACACTTCCACAGCCCGATGCTGGCCTTCGAGTTCGTCCAGTTCTGCAGGGACCACCTCGTGCTGTTCGGCAGCAACCTGGACCTTCTCAGGACCAGCTTTCCCAACCTCTTCAAG TTCCTGGCCTGGAGCAGTCCGGCCCTCACCTCTGGGTTCGTGGCGCTCCTGCCGGTGCTGGTTGACGCAGGCACGGCCGTGGAGATGCTCCACCTGCTGCTGGACCTGCCGAGCCTGACCGCAGCCTTGGACCTGCAGCTCCG GGCGTCACAGGCCGCATCTGAGAGGCCGCTCTGGGACGTCTCCGTGAGGGCCCCCGGCTGCCTGGAGGCCTTACGGGACCCCCAGGCCCAGGGCCTTTTCCAGCACCTGCTGCGGGCCAAGGCCAGCGGGACCGTGGAGAG GCTGACGCCGCTCCACCAGCTGCTCCAGCCCCTTGCCAGCTGCGCCCGGGTACTCCAGTGTGCCCAGGCTGTGCCCACCCTACTCCGAGCGTTCTTCGCGGCGGTGACACAG ttCGCCAGTGGGGCCCTGGCCAGCCAGCTGGCACTGCTGCTCTTGGAGAGAAGTGACTCACTTTTCCAGGTTGAGGGGTATGAAGCTGACGTGCACAG GGTGCTGAGCTCCCAGTTCCCGGCCCTGTGCAAGCTGCATCCCCCGTTGGTGGTTGAGCGGGCCAAAGAGCTGCTGGAGTTCGTGGGCAGCCTGGGGGGGCCCCGCAGCACTGGGCACATGCTCACTTCTGTG GTGTGGGCCATTGGTGAGTACCTCTCAGTGTCCTGGGACCGGCGCTGCAGTGCGGAGCAGATCAGCAGGTTCTTCGAAGCTCTGGAGGCCCTGCTCTTCGAGGTCACCCAGTCTCGGCCTTCCGCCGCCCTTCCCAAGTGTCCTCCGCAGGTCATCACTGTGCTCATGACCACACTGACCAAGTTGGCCTCCCGGAGCCAAGACCTGATCCCCAG ggtctcCCTGCTCCTGTCCAAGATGAGGACGCTGGCCCAGAGCCCAGCCGTGGGCCCCGTGCACGGCGAGGACGATCTGGGAGCCGTCCGCACACGGGCCACCGAGCTGCTGAACCTGCTCAAGATGCCCAGCGTGGCCCAGTTCGTGCTCACGCCCAGTGTGGAGGTGTCCCAGCCCCGCTATCACCGCGACTGCAACACCGCCCTGCCCCTGGCCCTGGACATGGTCAGCCGGCTGCTGGAGCGCGAGGCAGGCCTCCTGCCAGGGTGA